One genomic segment of Acidimicrobiales bacterium includes these proteins:
- a CDS encoding ferritin-like domain-containing protein: MPILTPTAATGARSVPQEMTYVDPVHQVMPDERDEFLAETDLNGPFVADLLSDMLAHERCGAQLYRSLAGRTNSPILGKKYEHFGKETTEHVEILQQLVGRLGGDPMYVSPAARATTKAGTGLLESTFLLTGSVDLMTQELVMLDAVLLAEAKDHANWSCLASLADSLPEGNVRTAFVEAVEHVEPQEDEHFGWASDMRCKLISAQATSRTMQVAGETAEKVIARIKRWLG; this comes from the coding sequence ATGCCGATCCTCACCCCCACTGCCGCCACCGGCGCTCGGTCGGTGCCCCAGGAGATGACCTACGTCGACCCGGTCCACCAGGTCATGCCCGACGAGCGGGACGAGTTCCTCGCCGAGACCGACCTCAACGGGCCGTTCGTCGCCGACCTGCTCTCCGACATGCTGGCCCACGAACGCTGCGGCGCCCAGCTGTACCGGTCGCTGGCCGGTCGCACCAACAGCCCGATCCTCGGGAAGAAGTACGAGCACTTCGGCAAGGAGACGACCGAGCACGTCGAGATCCTCCAACAGCTCGTCGGCCGCCTCGGCGGCGACCCCATGTACGTCAGCCCGGCAGCCCGTGCCACGACCAAGGCCGGCACCGGTCTGCTGGAATCCACGTTCCTGCTCACCGGCTCCGTCGACCTCATGACCCAGGAGCTCGTCATGCTCGACGCCGTGCTCCTCGCCGAAGCCAAGGACCACGCCAACTGGTCGTGCCTCGCCTCGCTGGCCGATTCGCTCCCCGAAGGCAACGTCCGCACGGCCTTCGTCGAAGCCGTCGAGCACGTTGAACCCCAGGAGGACGAGCACTTCGGCTGGGCGTCCGACATGCGCTGCAAGCTGATCTCCGCCCAGGCGACCAGCCGCACCATGCAGGTCGCAGGGGAGACCGCGGAGAAGGTCATCGCCCGCATCAAGCGCTGGCTCGGCTGA